One segment of Arthrobacter sp. MMS18-M83 DNA contains the following:
- a CDS encoding ABC transporter substrate-binding protein, with amino-acid sequence MRLLAKGVAALAALALLAGCGAGVSSSAADSSGKTVVTWWTLNQSAPSADDQINKLISDFEAANPTIKIERTSRAVDAHKDALRTAIGTSAAPDIYNYWAGPGLGGELVKANASADLADYYKQYNWESRFTSAALNPVKQYGGFQGVPWKLNGEGIYYNKTLFAKAGITELPTTIDELNGAAAKLKSAGITPIEFGGTVNWHVMRLLDTFLEGYCGSAKFDQLVSNKANWGQEDCVTKSFTNLAKWSKDYLNPGFIGINNDESSALFYTGRAAMALEGDWFNKNISDQKVNMDDFGVFPLPSGTGRLYGFEEAEYIGKDSPHKDAAAKFLDYLTSTKVQQQVLGTFGTQSVNKDVTPSTTANALGKSWDGIFKDAKGLYMNNDQNLSQSATTEYWRIQNLVATGGLDPAKAGSEFQKFLDSSN; translated from the coding sequence ATGCGTTTGCTAGCCAAAGGCGTAGCCGCACTGGCCGCCCTTGCCCTGTTGGCCGGTTGCGGGGCCGGAGTGAGCTCCAGCGCCGCCGACAGCTCGGGCAAGACGGTTGTTACCTGGTGGACCCTGAACCAGTCGGCGCCGAGCGCTGACGACCAGATCAACAAGCTTATTTCGGACTTTGAAGCCGCTAACCCGACGATCAAGATCGAGCGGACGTCGCGGGCGGTCGACGCCCACAAGGACGCCCTCCGTACAGCCATTGGAACGTCTGCGGCTCCAGATATCTACAACTACTGGGCCGGTCCGGGCCTTGGCGGGGAGCTCGTGAAGGCCAACGCCAGCGCAGATCTCGCGGATTACTACAAGCAGTACAACTGGGAAAGCCGATTCACTTCCGCCGCGTTGAACCCGGTCAAGCAGTATGGCGGATTCCAGGGAGTCCCGTGGAAGCTCAACGGTGAGGGCATCTACTACAACAAGACCCTCTTCGCCAAGGCCGGAATCACCGAGCTGCCAACCACCATCGATGAACTCAACGGCGCGGCAGCAAAGCTCAAGTCCGCAGGGATCACCCCGATCGAGTTCGGCGGTACGGTCAACTGGCACGTGATGCGCCTGCTTGACACTTTCCTGGAGGGCTACTGCGGTTCGGCCAAGTTCGACCAGCTTGTCAGCAACAAGGCCAATTGGGGGCAGGAAGACTGCGTGACGAAGTCCTTCACCAACCTCGCAAAATGGTCCAAGGACTACCTGAACCCGGGTTTCATCGGCATAAACAACGACGAATCCTCGGCACTGTTCTACACCGGCAGGGCAGCCATGGCGCTGGAAGGCGACTGGTTCAACAAGAACATTTCCGACCAGAAGGTCAACATGGATGACTTCGGCGTCTTCCCGCTCCCGTCCGGAACCGGGCGGCTGTACGGGTTTGAAGAAGCCGAGTACATCGGCAAGGACAGCCCGCACAAGGATGCCGCCGCGAAGTTCCTGGACTACCTCACTTCCACCAAGGTCCAGCAGCAGGTTCTCGGAACATTTGGCACCCAGTCCGTCAACAAAGACGTCACTCCGTCGACGACGGCGAACGCCTTGGGTAAGTCCTGGGACGGCATCTTCAAGGACGCCAAGGGCCTGTACATGAACAACGATCAAAACCTCTCCCAGTCGGCAACGACCGAGTATTGGAGGATCCAGAACCTCGTCGCCACGGGCGGGTTGGATCCTGCCAAGGCGGGCTCGGAGTTCCAGAAGTTCCTGGATTCGAGCAACTAG
- a CDS encoding IS1380 family transposase translates to MHHFTRLFPAAAVGFTGQSLVSHAGTKILTELIDALGFRGLCEDRLGQFAPSGARHRPGRLIASLALMLAGGGEHVSDLDMLRSSPGIFGPVPSNATVSRFFERTVANPELFSYGFETLTRELRSRAWDAAGNFEPGGQATAADPLIVDLDATLVTSHSDKELAAGTYKGGYGFSPFIASIDYGTGNGTGEILACVLRPGSAGANSADDHIRVFETATAQLPESFFPDGKLDGQRILVRTDSAGASRKFLWHLHSLGVQFSVSYPVPAAKAHMIDWINDKQYWQPALDQHGTDRTNAWVINATEVIPLKDYPPGTNIYLRAEPLHPGAAPTLLDLDGHRITAFLTNAPRWHGPFLDARHRARGRCENRIKTLKNTGLGKLPFYDFAANQAWANIAALALNLTSWLQLTALPEGHHARSWDIKRWRYRLFATAGKIITRARRRTLLLPDRAPEKQLITVLLDRIKDLPARLKSAPAKPT, encoded by the coding sequence ATGCATCATTTTACCCGGCTTTTCCCTGCTGCAGCGGTTGGCTTCACCGGCCAGTCACTGGTGTCCCACGCCGGAACGAAGATTCTGACGGAATTGATCGACGCGCTGGGTTTCCGCGGACTCTGCGAGGACCGGCTTGGCCAGTTCGCTCCTTCCGGCGCCCGACACCGGCCCGGCCGGCTCATCGCTTCCCTGGCCCTGATGCTCGCTGGCGGCGGCGAGCACGTCAGCGACCTGGACATGCTGCGTTCCTCGCCCGGGATCTTCGGGCCGGTGCCCTCGAACGCGACCGTGTCCCGGTTTTTCGAACGCACCGTCGCCAACCCCGAACTGTTCAGCTACGGCTTCGAGACCCTGACCCGGGAACTGCGGTCCAGGGCCTGGGACGCTGCAGGGAACTTCGAACCCGGCGGCCAGGCAACCGCCGCCGATCCCTTGATCGTTGACTTGGATGCCACGTTGGTGACCTCGCACAGTGACAAGGAACTGGCCGCGGGCACGTACAAAGGCGGGTACGGTTTCTCCCCGTTCATCGCCAGCATCGATTACGGCACGGGCAACGGCACCGGGGAAATCCTCGCCTGCGTGTTGCGGCCCGGCAGCGCGGGGGCGAACAGCGCCGATGACCATATCCGTGTCTTCGAGACCGCCACGGCCCAGTTGCCCGAGAGCTTCTTCCCCGATGGGAAGCTGGACGGGCAGAGGATCCTGGTCCGCACCGACAGTGCCGGCGCCTCGCGGAAGTTCCTCTGGCACCTGCACTCCTTGGGCGTGCAGTTCTCCGTCTCGTATCCGGTCCCGGCAGCCAAAGCCCACATGATCGACTGGATCAACGACAAACAGTACTGGCAACCGGCCCTGGACCAGCACGGGACCGACCGCACGAACGCGTGGGTCATCAACGCCACCGAAGTGATCCCGCTGAAGGACTACCCGCCGGGCACGAACATCTACCTGCGGGCCGAGCCGCTGCACCCCGGCGCGGCCCCGACCCTGCTGGATCTGGACGGGCACCGCATCACCGCGTTCCTGACGAACGCACCGCGCTGGCACGGACCGTTCCTGGATGCCCGGCACCGGGCCCGGGGCCGGTGCGAGAACCGGATCAAGACCCTGAAGAACACCGGCCTGGGCAAGCTGCCGTTCTACGATTTCGCCGCGAACCAGGCCTGGGCCAACATCGCCGCCCTGGCATTGAACCTCACCTCCTGGCTGCAGCTCACCGCCCTCCCGGAAGGCCACCACGCCAGGTCCTGGGACATCAAACGCTGGCGCTACCGGCTCTTCGCGACCGCCGGGAAAATCATCACCCGCGCCCGCCGGAGGACCTTGCTCCTGCCAGACAGGGCACCGGAGAAACAGCTCATCACCGTCCTGCTGGACCGGATCAAAGACCTCCCAGCGCGACTGAAAAGCGCCCCGGCAAAGCCTACGTAG
- a CDS encoding carbohydrate ABC transporter permease encodes MWKRIASGGFVAALPFLAPALAAYVVFVIGPMFSAIRLSLYKWSGFTTDQQVFVGFQNYVRLFTKDPVFWTAVQNSIVWVLLSLVIPTTLGLVMALALNRPVFGRNVFRSVFYIPGVLAPIAIANMWRWMYNPNYGVFSDISKALHIGDGSGTTFLSDPKVAIYAIFAAFVWQIAGLNMVLFLAGLQSVSKELVESARLDGANAWGVFRHVTFPALRPTVVVVLVLTIVNSIKVFDLVVGMTGGGPAQKSQVLALWSYTQSFLNHDFGLGNATATILLLITLALVVPYMIWSTKGNED; translated from the coding sequence ATGTGGAAGCGCATTGCCAGCGGCGGATTCGTGGCCGCACTTCCCTTCCTCGCCCCAGCCTTGGCGGCTTATGTGGTCTTCGTTATCGGCCCCATGTTCAGCGCCATTCGCCTTAGCCTGTACAAATGGTCCGGCTTCACTACCGACCAGCAGGTCTTCGTCGGATTCCAGAACTACGTCCGGCTCTTCACCAAAGATCCGGTGTTCTGGACAGCCGTACAAAACAGCATCGTCTGGGTACTCCTCTCACTGGTCATCCCCACCACGCTTGGTCTCGTGATGGCCCTCGCGCTGAACCGTCCCGTCTTCGGGCGGAATGTGTTCCGCTCAGTGTTTTACATTCCGGGCGTCCTGGCCCCTATTGCCATCGCGAACATGTGGCGCTGGATGTACAACCCCAACTACGGCGTGTTCTCGGACATTTCCAAGGCGCTGCATATTGGAGACGGCTCGGGGACGACATTCCTTAGTGACCCCAAAGTCGCGATCTACGCCATTTTCGCGGCCTTCGTCTGGCAGATCGCCGGCCTGAATATGGTGTTGTTCCTTGCCGGGTTGCAAAGTGTGTCCAAGGAACTCGTTGAATCGGCCCGCCTTGACGGGGCAAACGCCTGGGGCGTCTTCCGGCACGTCACCTTCCCGGCACTGCGTCCGACTGTGGTAGTCGTCTTGGTCCTGACGATTGTGAACTCCATCAAGGTCTTCGACCTGGTGGTAGGCATGACCGGCGGCGGCCCGGCCCAGAAGTCCCAGGTCTTGGCTCTCTGGTCCTACACGCAGTCCTTCCTCAACCACGACTTCGGACTCGGCAACGCCACCGCGACGATCCTCCTCCTCATAACGCTGGCCCTCGTCGTCCCCTACATGATCTGGTCGACCAAAGGAAACGAAGACTAA
- a CDS encoding carbohydrate ABC transporter permease, translated as MSTLTLSRAKRSERSHSPRRNADYIRAGLWIALFVAMLAWAMPLVFVIFTSLKSEDQIFSTSSFSFPSSAEWANYAKALQTGNLLTAGGNSLLIALIKVPIGLLISAAAAFALSRIKFKYSRALLAAFAMGSMVPIQVALGPLFRVILDLGLLNNPIGVILPYIGFGLPYQIFILYGFFSAVPKEIDESVRVDGGGNWRLFLQIILPLSKPALAALFILDFVSTWNEYAIALVILQNKASQTVPLAIQGFQSQFTSSYGPLNAFTIMSILPVVIIYLLFQRYFVQGTFTGAVKG; from the coding sequence ATGAGCACCCTGACACTCAGCCGCGCCAAGCGCTCCGAAAGGAGCCACAGTCCCCGTCGCAACGCCGATTACATCCGCGCCGGACTGTGGATCGCCCTGTTCGTGGCGATGCTTGCCTGGGCCATGCCGCTTGTCTTCGTGATCTTCACATCCCTGAAATCCGAGGACCAGATCTTCTCGACTTCCTCGTTTTCCTTCCCCTCCAGTGCCGAATGGGCGAACTACGCCAAGGCCCTGCAGACAGGCAACCTGCTCACCGCCGGCGGGAACAGCCTGCTGATCGCCCTCATCAAGGTTCCGATCGGCCTGTTGATATCCGCGGCCGCAGCTTTCGCTCTCTCACGCATCAAGTTCAAGTACAGCCGAGCGCTCCTCGCCGCCTTCGCCATGGGTTCCATGGTGCCAATCCAGGTGGCCCTCGGCCCGTTGTTCCGCGTCATTCTGGACTTGGGCTTGCTCAACAATCCGATCGGCGTGATCCTTCCTTACATCGGCTTCGGCCTGCCCTATCAGATCTTCATTTTGTACGGGTTCTTCAGCGCCGTCCCAAAGGAAATCGACGAGAGTGTGCGGGTCGACGGAGGCGGAAACTGGCGGCTGTTCTTACAGATCATCCTGCCCTTGTCCAAACCGGCCCTTGCCGCCTTGTTCATCTTGGATTTCGTCTCGACCTGGAATGAATACGCCATCGCGCTGGTCATCCTGCAGAACAAGGCATCGCAGACGGTACCCCTGGCAATCCAGGGATTCCAGTCCCAGTTCACCAGCTCCTACGGGCCACTGAACGCCTTCACCATCATGTCGATCCTCCCGGTGGTCATCATCTATCTGCTGTTCCAGCGCTACTTCGTCCAAGGCACGTTCACCGGAGCCGTCAAGGGCTGA
- a CDS encoding DeoR/GlpR family DNA-binding transcription regulator, translating to MFAEERQQLISELVAERGRVSVTDLADRFSITTETVRRDLAALESAGNLRRVHGGAVPSDRLSTREESVVERAIQRQPEKLRIAEAALALIPENAAGSILIDAGSTTEALARLLGQRTAQHLASGNGNAAREELVVITHAIPIAGRLSGNPNISLQILGGRVRGLTQAAVGQSTVEAASRLRPDIAFVGANGIHATFGLSTPDPEEAAVKAAFVTSARRVVVLADSSKLDAETLVQFAALKDVDTVITDQDPSEELSAALAEAGVDVVIA from the coding sequence GTGTTCGCTGAAGAGCGCCAACAGCTGATCTCCGAGCTCGTCGCCGAGCGCGGACGGGTCAGCGTCACGGACCTCGCGGACCGATTCAGCATCACCACGGAGACTGTCCGCCGTGACCTCGCTGCGCTTGAATCCGCCGGCAACCTCCGCCGCGTGCATGGCGGGGCTGTCCCCTCAGACCGCCTCAGCACCCGCGAGGAAAGCGTTGTTGAGCGCGCCATCCAGCGCCAACCGGAAAAGCTTCGTATCGCCGAGGCCGCCCTTGCGCTCATCCCCGAGAACGCGGCCGGCAGCATCCTGATCGACGCCGGTTCCACCACAGAGGCCCTGGCCCGCCTGCTGGGACAACGCACGGCCCAGCACCTGGCCTCCGGCAACGGAAACGCCGCGCGTGAAGAACTGGTGGTTATCACCCACGCCATCCCCATCGCCGGGCGGCTGTCCGGCAACCCGAACATCTCCCTCCAGATCCTGGGCGGTCGCGTCCGCGGCCTCACGCAGGCCGCAGTCGGGCAGTCCACCGTCGAAGCGGCTTCCCGGCTCCGCCCGGACATCGCCTTCGTCGGCGCCAACGGTATCCATGCCACGTTCGGGCTCAGCACACCTGACCCCGAAGAAGCCGCCGTCAAGGCCGCCTTCGTCACGTCCGCACGGCGCGTCGTCGTCCTCGCGGACTCCTCCAAGCTGGACGCGGAAACGCTTGTCCAGTTCGCTGCCCTGAAAGATGTGGACACTGTGATTACTGACCAGGACCCCTCCGAGGAGCTCTCTGCCGCTTTGGCCGAGGCTGGCGTCGACGTGGTGATCGCATGA
- a CDS encoding GAF and ANTAR domain-containing protein — translation MDEMSLDASVVGQLQDLVIDSEDVSGFLEDLAVFTASSVSAARGRDVLCGVTLSRRRRSMTVAGSSHEARLIDEVQQAYGDGPCLEAMRTGKTVLVSDTSADSQWPEYCTTIAERGHFAVLCVPLGLEEGATAAINLFARQRDAFDKASIRSCELFASQAEKALRLAVRIGARQQRAEDLEQAMRSRTAIDLATGVIMGQNRCSQEEAFRILTKASNGRNQKLRDVAESLVKSLTSETPVSHFQP, via the coding sequence ATGGACGAAATGAGCCTGGACGCCTCGGTGGTGGGGCAGCTCCAGGATTTGGTCATCGACAGTGAGGACGTCAGTGGCTTCCTCGAAGACCTTGCGGTGTTCACGGCGTCGTCAGTGTCTGCTGCGCGGGGCCGGGACGTCCTGTGCGGGGTCACCCTGAGCCGACGACGCCGTTCGATGACGGTCGCCGGAAGCAGCCACGAAGCCCGCCTCATTGACGAGGTGCAGCAAGCTTACGGAGACGGACCGTGTTTGGAGGCGATGAGGACCGGGAAGACCGTCCTCGTTTCGGACACGTCCGCAGACTCGCAGTGGCCTGAATACTGCACCACCATCGCGGAGCGCGGGCATTTTGCTGTGCTCTGCGTCCCATTGGGACTGGAAGAGGGTGCGACGGCGGCGATCAACCTGTTCGCCCGGCAGCGCGATGCCTTCGATAAAGCCTCCATCCGCAGCTGCGAACTATTCGCAAGCCAAGCGGAAAAGGCTTTGAGGCTGGCGGTTCGGATCGGTGCCAGGCAACAACGTGCAGAGGACCTCGAGCAGGCCATGCGTTCCCGGACCGCCATCGATCTGGCAACTGGCGTCATCATGGGCCAGAACAGGTGCAGCCAGGAAGAGGCCTTCAGGATTCTGACCAAGGCCTCAAACGGCAGGAACCAGAAGTTGAGGGATGTTGCGGAATCTCTTGTCAAATCTTTGACGAGCGAAACGCCAGTTTCGCATTTCCAGCCGTAA
- a CDS encoding 1-phosphofructokinase family hexose kinase, producing the protein MIVTLTANPSLDRTVELPAPLARGEVQRAVAVHQHSGGKGVNVSRALVASGLDTVAVLPGGDSDPVLAGLLDDGVPYAALPISEPLRSNVTLTEPDGVTTKINEPGPKLSLAEQEALIGLLLDRSRGASWVVLAGSLPPGVPADFYATVARRLRSTHDGDAPLIAIDSSGAPLAAAISGDSTGTISGKPDLLKPNAEELAELAAAAGFTDVHTADELEADPGLAARAAAAVVGSGVGAVLATLGSKGAVLVTADGAWLATHPPIQAVSTVGAGDSSLAGYLLAATRGGSAQDCLRQAVAHGAAAASLPGSTVPAVHQTTPDAVTITAL; encoded by the coding sequence ATGATCGTCACCCTGACCGCCAACCCCAGCCTGGACCGCACCGTGGAGCTCCCGGCCCCGCTGGCCCGTGGCGAGGTGCAGCGCGCTGTCGCCGTCCACCAGCACTCCGGTGGCAAGGGCGTCAATGTCTCCCGGGCGCTGGTCGCCTCGGGCCTGGACACCGTCGCCGTCCTGCCGGGCGGGGATTCCGATCCCGTCCTAGCGGGGCTGCTCGACGACGGCGTCCCCTACGCAGCGCTCCCCATCAGTGAGCCGTTGCGCAGCAACGTGACGCTCACCGAACCGGACGGCGTCACCACCAAGATCAACGAACCCGGCCCGAAGTTGAGCCTGGCCGAGCAGGAAGCCCTGATCGGGCTGCTGCTGGACCGCTCCCGTGGCGCGAGCTGGGTGGTACTGGCTGGATCGCTCCCACCAGGAGTTCCGGCAGATTTTTACGCCACGGTCGCCCGCCGGCTCCGTTCCACGCACGACGGCGACGCCCCCTTGATCGCGATCGACTCCTCCGGAGCCCCGCTGGCGGCCGCCATCAGTGGCGACTCCACAGGCACCATCAGCGGCAAGCCCGACCTCCTGAAGCCCAACGCTGAAGAGCTGGCCGAGCTGGCCGCCGCGGCCGGCTTCACAGACGTCCACACGGCTGACGAACTGGAAGCGGACCCGGGCCTCGCCGCCAGGGCCGCAGCCGCCGTCGTCGGCAGCGGTGTGGGTGCAGTACTCGCAACACTCGGTTCCAAGGGCGCAGTCCTGGTAACCGCCGACGGCGCGTGGCTCGCCACGCATCCGCCGATCCAAGCCGTCAGCACAGTTGGTGCCGGCGATTCATCCCTTGCTGGCTACCTGCTGGCCGCCACTCGCGGCGGTTCCGCGCAGGACTGCCTCCGTCAGGCTGTGGCACACGGTGCCGCCGCTGCTTCGCTGCCGGGCTCCACTGTCCCGGCGGTCCACCAAACAACTCCCGACGCCGTTACCATCACGGCCCTCTAG
- a CDS encoding DUF5605 domain-containing protein produces MATFTASTPLFEVMRDPAGHEILARHVPELPANPLLHTLYHYQLGLILGTEESVRNDPAKKAEILAKIEALHPSPVPDRSVRHREPVADYEPASVEHGSARADFATETRKWQRYEIALQGPSHGNPFTDVDLAADFTSSGGTLTVPGFYDGEGTYRIRLLVPAEGEWSFTTSSNAASLDAITGRFTAEPAGPDVRGVVRVADTFHFAYEDGTPYLPVGTTSYAWTHQGEALEEQTLHTLEGGPFNKMRMCVFPKSYLFNENEPEIYPFEGSPEGGFDYNRPNPVYYRHLEKRIGQLDDLGIEADLILFHAYDRWGFSTMNAAADDLYVKYVTARLASHRNIWWSLANEFDLMFEKTIEDWERFAAIVQENDPNKHLLSIHNCREVYDHSRPWITHCSIQRLDIYKTAEMITEWRQEWRKPIVIDECAYEGNIDQGWGNITGEEMTRRFWEGAVRGGYVGHGETYVHPGDILWWAKGGKLRGTSPDRIGFLRRILKKSPEGHLEPLPGHWDAPSAGIKDEYELIYFGFNQPTYRRFVMPPGIRFQIDIIDTWNMTVETLPDTFEGRFRIELPGRQYIAVRLRAAA; encoded by the coding sequence ATGGCGACCTTCACCGCTTCAACCCCGCTCTTTGAGGTCATGCGAGACCCGGCCGGACACGAGATCCTTGCCCGCCACGTGCCCGAACTTCCAGCCAACCCGCTGCTGCACACCCTCTACCATTACCAGCTTGGTCTGATCCTTGGAACCGAGGAGTCCGTGCGCAACGACCCGGCGAAAAAGGCCGAGATCCTTGCAAAAATAGAGGCCTTGCACCCTTCCCCCGTGCCGGACCGATCCGTCCGCCACCGTGAGCCGGTAGCCGATTACGAGCCTGCGTCGGTGGAGCACGGCAGCGCCCGGGCTGACTTCGCAACCGAGACGCGGAAATGGCAAAGGTATGAGATCGCCTTGCAAGGCCCCTCTCACGGCAATCCGTTCACGGACGTCGACCTCGCAGCCGACTTCACCTCCAGCGGCGGGACTCTGACGGTTCCCGGTTTCTACGACGGCGAAGGCACGTACCGGATCCGACTGCTGGTTCCGGCCGAGGGGGAGTGGTCCTTCACGACCAGCAGCAACGCTGCGTCCCTGGATGCCATCACGGGACGCTTCACCGCGGAGCCCGCGGGTCCGGATGTCCGCGGGGTGGTCCGGGTAGCCGACACTTTCCACTTCGCTTACGAGGACGGGACACCGTATCTTCCCGTTGGTACGACTTCCTACGCCTGGACGCACCAAGGCGAAGCACTTGAGGAACAGACACTGCATACCCTGGAGGGCGGGCCCTTCAACAAGATGCGCATGTGCGTCTTCCCGAAGTCCTACTTGTTCAACGAAAACGAGCCCGAGATCTACCCCTTCGAGGGGAGCCCTGAGGGCGGTTTCGACTACAACCGGCCGAACCCCGTCTACTACCGGCATCTCGAGAAGCGGATCGGACAGTTGGACGATCTCGGGATCGAGGCCGACCTGATCCTCTTCCATGCCTACGACCGCTGGGGTTTTTCGACCATGAACGCGGCGGCCGATGACCTATACGTCAAGTACGTCACCGCGCGTCTGGCATCCCATCGGAACATTTGGTGGTCGCTGGCCAACGAGTTCGACCTCATGTTCGAGAAGACTATCGAGGACTGGGAACGCTTCGCCGCGATCGTTCAGGAGAACGATCCGAACAAGCACCTGCTTTCCATCCACAACTGCCGCGAGGTGTATGACCACTCCCGTCCGTGGATCACGCACTGCAGCATCCAGCGGCTGGACATCTACAAGACCGCTGAAATGATAACCGAGTGGCGGCAGGAATGGCGGAAGCCCATCGTCATCGACGAGTGCGCGTACGAAGGGAACATCGACCAAGGGTGGGGCAACATCACCGGCGAGGAAATGACCCGCCGGTTCTGGGAAGGCGCCGTCCGCGGCGGGTACGTCGGACACGGCGAGACCTATGTCCATCCCGGGGACATCCTCTGGTGGGCCAAGGGCGGGAAGCTGCGCGGCACCAGCCCGGACCGTATCGGATTCCTGCGACGCATCCTGAAGAAAAGCCCCGAAGGCCACCTCGAACCCCTGCCCGGCCACTGGGACGCCCCGAGTGCGGGCATCAAGGACGAATACGAGCTGATCTACTTCGGCTTCAACCAGCCCACGTACCGGCGGTTCGTCATGCCCCCGGGTATCCGGTTCCAGATCGACATCATCGACACATGGAACATGACGGTGGAGACGCTTCCGGACACCTTCGAAGGCCGCTTCCGCATTGAACTGCCCGGCCGGCAATACATCGCCGTGCGCCTGCGAGCAGCGGCCTAA
- a CDS encoding substrate-binding domain-containing protein, with translation MGAFNYGSASVLTGLGFAAREADVTLTIAQLDLDFEAKNWEVEARRALSHFKSVQVDGIVLSTPLPGLEKLLTGWDQSTPLITVSELPFADEGSAGTHSHAAGWDATHHLIELGHREILHVAGPSTRNEAFERERGYRDAMQSVGLTPRVLDVAKDWSSVSGYRAGELADPTTFTAVFASNDEIALGFMSALERRGNRAPRDFSIVGVDDMPAAAYFSPPLTTMRLDFRALGIATFKMLHHQILTGERAPHYVVEPVLVIRDSTSRITQRREA, from the coding sequence ATGGGCGCATTCAACTACGGGAGCGCAAGTGTGCTCACAGGGCTGGGGTTCGCTGCTCGCGAAGCCGATGTCACGCTCACTATCGCTCAGCTCGATCTCGACTTCGAAGCGAAGAACTGGGAAGTCGAGGCGCGGCGGGCTCTCTCCCACTTCAAGTCGGTACAAGTTGACGGGATAGTGCTGTCTACGCCGCTGCCGGGCCTCGAGAAGCTGCTCACCGGTTGGGACCAATCAACGCCCTTGATCACGGTTTCCGAACTGCCATTTGCGGACGAAGGCTCCGCAGGCACCCATTCGCACGCTGCCGGCTGGGATGCGACCCACCACCTGATCGAGTTGGGACACCGGGAAATCTTGCATGTCGCCGGCCCTTCGACTCGCAATGAAGCATTCGAGCGTGAGCGCGGCTATCGCGACGCAATGCAGAGCGTCGGCCTCACACCCCGAGTGCTCGATGTCGCAAAGGACTGGTCCTCGGTTTCCGGATATCGCGCCGGAGAACTCGCAGATCCGACCACGTTCACGGCTGTCTTCGCAAGCAACGACGAAATTGCGCTCGGCTTCATGAGCGCCCTGGAAAGACGGGGCAATCGAGCACCTCGGGACTTTTCAATCGTGGGGGTTGACGACATGCCTGCTGCCGCTTACTTCTCACCTCCGTTGACCACTATGCGACTTGACTTCCGGGCGCTGGGCATCGCAACTTTCAAGATGCTCCACCATCAGATCCTCACGGGAGAACGGGCTCCGCACTACGTTGTGGAGCCCGTTCTCGTGATTCGTGATTCGACGTCACGCATCACACAGCGGAGAGAGGCATAG
- a CDS encoding SRPBCC domain-containing protein has translation MFGTDVFTDWTVGGPIAWRGIWKGKAYEDKGVILEFEPGRRLVNTHFSPLSGQDDEPGNYHTLTWTLEPEGEATKLTLTQDNNASPDEAAHSKGMWDNLVASVKNIAERS, from the coding sequence ATGTTCGGAACCGATGTTTTCACCGACTGGACAGTGGGCGGCCCCATTGCTTGGCGCGGCATCTGGAAGGGCAAGGCGTATGAAGACAAGGGCGTCATCCTCGAATTCGAGCCGGGGAGGCGGCTGGTAAACACCCATTTCAGCCCGCTGTCCGGCCAAGACGACGAGCCTGGAAACTATCACACCCTGACGTGGACGCTGGAGCCTGAAGGAGAGGCTACCAAGCTGACCCTGACCCAGGACAACAACGCCAGCCCCGATGAAGCCGCACATTCGAAGGGCATGTGGGACAACCTCGTTGCGAGCGTCAAGAATATCGCTGAGCGAAGCTAA